One part of the Capra hircus breed San Clemente chromosome 4, ASM170441v1, whole genome shotgun sequence genome encodes these proteins:
- the DBF4 gene encoding protein DBF4 homolog A isoform X3 produces the protein MSQLYRPFYLQLTNMPFINYSIQKPSSPFDVEKPSSTQKQTQVKLRVQTDGDKCGGIPVQFQLKEKKKKGYCECCLQKYEDLDIHLLSEQHRNFAQSNHYQVVDDIVSKLVFDFVEYERDTPKKKRIKYSVGSLSPIIANVVKRSGTKELELLHNSQKDSRENVHMRKQGFLYKEPVQEPEQKSVSSSEHSRHHSSELRELDDKTSHKCSMLNPAENNIKQNFTPLPPCKNKQECILDVSEHKLISNESDLEVKVDHCPCRPQTSIQVSDFNTDDSTSQQKQKSDTVLFPAKDLKEKDLYSVFHRNSDLLAINSSQEHLTIWAEIPSESPHEEPNTCDIKSVDSLPSGKICRKVKIPLGRNKKENLEPNVELDKKRTEFLTTQEENRICSSPIQSLLDLFQTSEEKSEFLGFTSYTEKNNICDVLDILEEENSNLLTMFFSSPSTSTFTGF, from the exons ATGAGCCA GCTTTATAGGCCATTTTATCTTCAGCTGACCAATATGCCTTTTATAAACTATTCTATTCAGAAGCCCTCCAGCCCATTTGATGTAGAGAAGCCATCTAGCACTCAAAAGCAAACTCAAGTTAAACTAAG GGTCCAAACAGATGGTGATAAatgtggtggaattccagttcaaTTCCAgttaaaagagaagaagaaaaagggatACTGTGAATGTTGCTTACAGAAATATGAAGATCTTGACATT CATCTTCTGAGTGAGCAACACAGAAACTTTGCACAGAGTAATCACTATCAAGTTGTTGATGACATTGTATCTAAGTTAGTTTTTGACTTTGTGGAATACGAAAGGGACACGCctaaaaagaaaag aataaAATACAGTGTTGGATCCCTTTCTCCTATTATTGCAAATGTTGTGAAAAGGTCTGGAACTAAAGAGCTGGAATTGCTGCATAATTCTcagaaagactccagggaaaatgTACATATGAGGAAGCAGGGTTTCCTATATAAAGAACCTGTTCAGGAACCTGAACAAAAGTCTGTGTCTTCATCAGAACATTCCCGCCACCATTCTAGTGAACTGAGAGAActtgatgataaaacatctcaTAAATGTTCCATGTTAAATCCAGCTGAaaataacataaaacaaaattttacacCTCTGCCTCcatgtaaaaataaacaagaatgcATTCTTGATGTTTCTGAACACAAATTAATTTCAAATGAAAGTGACTTAGAAGTGAAGGTAGATCACTGTCCCTGTAGGCCACAGACATCTATACAAGTTTCTGATTTCAATACAGATGATAGCACATCTCAACAGAAACAAAAGTCAGATACTGTGCTTTTTCCAGCAAAGGATCTGAAAGAAAAGGACCTTTATTCGGTATTTCATCGTAATTCTGATCTGTTAGCAATAAACAGTTCACAGGAGCACCTAACAATTTGGGCAGAAATTCCATCTGAAAGCCCTCATGAGGAACCCAACACGTGTGACATCAAGAGTGTGGATAGTTTGCCTTCTGGTAAAATTTGTCGGAAAGTGAAAATACcattaggaagaaataaaaaagaaaacctggaaCCAAATGTGGAGTTAGATAAGAAAAGAACTGAATTTCTTACAAcacaagaagaaaacagaatttgtAGCTCACCAATACAGTCTCTACTGGATTTATTTCAGACTAGTGAAGAGAAATCAGAATTTTTGGGTTTCACAAGCTATACTGAAAAGAATAATATATGTGATGTTTTAGATATTTTGGAAGAGGAAAATTCAAATCTGTTAACAATGTTTTTCTCTTCCCCTTCAACTTCTACATTTACTGGCttttag